In Cryptococcus gattii WM276 chromosome A, complete sequence, one genomic interval encodes:
- a CDS encoding Hypothetical Protein (Similar to TIGR gene model, INSD accession AAW41103.1) — protein sequence MALFRLKNGVRSEVDPTHEELNEELVEGFKLGGIDLTDDNTADDLYLYDNSGLDQEFSFDLLIIIVERLLPRVNEIRGV from the coding sequence ATGGCTCTCTTCCGTCTGAAAAACGGGGTCCGTTCTGAAGTAGATCCCACTCATGAGGAGCTAAACGAAGAACTTGTTGAAGGTTTTAAGCTTGGAGGCATAGACCTGACCGACGACAATACCGCTGATGATCTTTATCTTTATGATAACAGCGGTCTTGATCAGGAATTTTCATTTGATCTCCTGATCATTATTGTTGAGAGATTGTTACCGAGAGTAAATGAAATTAGGGGGGTGTAG